In Aegilops tauschii subsp. strangulata cultivar AL8/78 chromosome 3, Aet v6.0, whole genome shotgun sequence, one genomic interval encodes:
- the LOC109778534 gene encoding anthocyanidin 5,3-O-glucosyltransferase-like, producing MEKTVVLYPGLAVSHFVPMMQLAAQLLEHGYAVSVALIDPGIMEDIVFSAVVARVAASMPSVSFHTLPGVEDPPKLTLDIHFIPRYLDLLRRYNQRLHDFISSMRPHAVVVDSLSSEAVVVAKRLGIPCYNLFTSSASILAAFSQLATLLPEGGASFGELGDNPIELFGLPSMPASHLLAEMLEDPESETYKATMGSLCWIMEANGTLVNTFESLEAPGVAALKDPRCVPGRVLPPVYCIGPFVGAIAEAKERHECLVWLDGQPDRSVVFLCFGSIGAESHSKEQLREIAIGLEKSGHRFLWVVRAPVHDMGKPFNPSADPDLDALLPDGFMERTSDRGLVVKLWAPQLDVLRHRATGAFVTHCGWNSVLESVTAGVPMLCWPLYAEQKMNKIFMVGDMGIAVEMVGWQQGLVKAGEVTGKVRLVMESEDGRELRMRVEAHKEGAAAACNDGGSSRLAFAQFMADVASLQDRACTGEGIPMGLTDA from the coding sequence ATGGAGAAGACGGTCGTTCTGTACCCCGGCCTCGCCGTGAGCCACTTCGTCCCCATGATGCAGCTCGCCGCCCAGCTCCTGGAGCACGGCTACGCCGTCTCCGTCGCGCTCATCGATCCCGGCATCATGGAAGACATCGTCTTCAGCGCCGTCGTCGCCCGCGTCGCCGCCTCCATGCCGTCCGTCAGCTTCCACACGCTCCCAGGTGTGGAGGACCCGCCCAAACTAACCCTGGACATACACTTCATCCCCAGGTACCTCGACCTCCTGCGCCGCTACAACCAGCGCCTCCACGACTTCATCTCTTCCATGCGCCCTCACGCCGTGGTCGTCGACTCGTTGTCCAGCGAGGCGGTCGTCGTCGCAAAGAGGCTCGGGATCCCCTGCTACAACTTGTTCACCAGCAGCGCCTCCATCCTCGCCGCCTTCTCCCAGCTTGCTACGCTCCTTCCAGAGGGCGGGGCGAGCTTCGGGGAGCTAGGAGACAACCCTATCGAGCTCTTCGGCCTTCCATCTATGCCGGCTTCGCACTTACTGGCCGAAATGCTCGAGGACCCGGAGAGTGAAACATACAAGGCGACGATGGGCTCCCTGTGCTGGATCATGGAGGCCAATGGCACGCTGGTGAACACGTTCGAGTCGTTGGAGGCTCCGGGGGTGGCGGCTCTCAAGGACCCACGGTGTGTCCCCGGTCGGGTTTTGCCTCCGGTGTACTGCATCGGTCCGTTTGTCGGTGCCATCGCCGAGGCAAAAGAGCGACACGAGTGCCTTGTCTGGCTAGACGGCCAACCGGACCGCAGCGTGGTGTTCCTCTGCTTCGGGAGCATAGGCGCAGAAAGCCACTCAAAGGAGCAGCTCAGGGAGATCGCCATCGGCCTTGAAAAGTCCGGCCACCGTTTCCTATGGGTCGTGCGAGCACCGGTCCACGACATGGGGAAGCCGTTCAACCCCAGTGCCGACCCGGACCTCGACGCTCTCCTGCCGGATGGGTTCATGGAGCGCACCAGTGATCGCGGCCTCGTTGTCAAGCTGTGGGCGCCACAGTTAGACGTGCTCCGCCACAGGGCCACCGGGGCGTTCGTGACGCATTGCGGGTGGAACTCGGTGCTGGAGAGCGTCACGGCGGGTGTGCCGATGCTGTGCTGGCCGCTGTACGCGGAGCAGAAGATGAACAAGATATTCATGGTGGGGGACATGGGGATCGCCGTGGAGATGGTCGGGTGGCAGCAGGGGCTGGTCAAGGCCGGCGAGGTGACGGGCAAGGTACGGCTTGTCATGGAGTCCGAGGACGGTAGAGAGCTCAGGATGCGGGTCGAGGCGCACAAGGAAGGCGCCGCGGCAGCTTGCAACGACGGCGGGTCGTCACGCCTGGCGTTTGCCCAGTTCATGGCGGACGTGGCCAGCCTTCAGGATCGGGCATGCACTGGGGAAGGGATCCCCATGGGACTCACTGATGCATGA